One window of the Eucalyptus grandis isolate ANBG69807.140 chromosome 6, ASM1654582v1, whole genome shotgun sequence genome contains the following:
- the LOC104450244 gene encoding uncharacterized protein LOC104450244: MEDRNGYYRQGSGLRRSLRDCDFEESDMWDVLDDQKDHSPKFHSASEPSRSYSSQNPKYSAAKMIPRASSGSSSGSTPEPKITQQSAPVNIRNWSHIKRRSAKSEKASKKPSWRGNDGDGDEDEETDNDDDVHVGGGSDGDDDENDYKMPPHEFIASRLARSHISSFSVFEGVGRTLKGRDLSKVRNAVLTKTGFLESP, translated from the coding sequence ATGGAGGACAGGAATGGTTACTACCGCCAGGGGAGTGGTCTACGGAGATCCTTAAGAGATTGCGACTTTGAAGAATCAGACATGTGGGATGTTCTTGACGACCAAAAAGATCACAGCCCGAAATTTCACTCCGCCTCCGAACCCTCCAGATCTTACTCGAGCCAAAACCCAAAATATTCGGCGGCAAAGATGATCCCAAGAGCGAGCAGTGGCAGTAGCAGCGGTTCGACCCCTGAACCCAAGATCACACAACAGTCAGCGCCTGTCAATATCCGAAACTGGTCACACATTAAAAGGCGAAGTGCCAAATCCGAGAAAGCTTCCAAAAAGCCATCTTGGAGAGGAAATGATGGTGATGGCGATGAGGATGAAGAAACCGACAATGACGACGACGTGCATGTTGGAGGAGGGAGTGATGGAGACGACGATGAAAATGACTATAAGATGCCACCACATGAATTCATAGCTTCTAGGCTTGCAAGGAGTCATATATCCTCGTTTTCGGTTTTCGAAGGCGTTGGGAGGACTCTCAAGGGAAGGGATCTCAGCAAAGTGAGGAATGCTGTTCTGACCAAAACTGGGTTTCTCGAATCACCTTGA